The window GGACAACATCCTTCCTCTCTGGGGGTTCGGGGAATACGCATCCTTTCTGTTTTCCCTCCTGCTCGCCTCGGGGCTGGTGTTCCAGGCCCCCCTGCTGCTTCTTGCCCTGCTGCTTTCAGGAATCGTCTCCCTGCGGACCATCACCCGCCTCCGGCCGTGGATCATCCTCTCCATCGGCCTGCTGGCGGCCCTGCTGACTCCTCCTGACGTGGTGTCCCAGGTTCTGCTCGGGGTGCCCCTCTACCTGCTGTTCGAGCTCACCCTCGCCTTGGCCCGGATCGTCATTGGCCGTCGGGATGGCTCCGGGTGATCAGCACCACGGAAAAGATGATGATCCCGGCGGAAACCAGCATGGGGACGGAAACCGTCTCGCCGCCGAGGCTCCAGCCGAGAAAAAGGGCCACCAGGGGGTTCACGAAGGTATGGGTGACCACCCTGGACGCCCTGTCCACCTTCAGAAGCCAGACAAAAGCCGTGAATCCAATGAGGGAGCCGAAGACCACAAGGTACGCCAGGGCGGCCACCGACTTCAGAGAGATGGTCTCCAGGGAGAGCCGGGCCGGTTCTCCGGCGGCCGCCGACAGTATCAGGAGCAGCACGCCTCCGGCGGTCATCTGCATGGCCGTGGAGAGCAGGCTCGATTTCGCCACGGGGGCCTTGCGGGAGTAGAGGGCCCCCATGCTCCAGTTCACCGTGGCGACGAGGACGATGAGCATTCCCACAGTGTGCTCTCCCGACAGGGAGAGAGAATAGCCGGACTGGTCGAGGACCAGGAAGACCGTTCCGCCGAAGCCGAGCACCAGTCCCACGCTCTCGGCGAGGGTGGGCTTCCTGGACTTGAAGAACAGCCAGTCGAAAATGACGAACCAGAGGGGCTCGATGGAGATGATGAGGGCCGCCACCGACGAAGGGACCGTCTGCTGGGCCCATACCACGGCCCCGTAGCCGCCCAGGAGCATCACGGCCGCCACCTTGAACGCGGCGGCGAACCCCGCCCGGGTGGGCCGCTCCTTTTCCCGGAGCAGGCACCATGCGAGCAGGAGCCCCCCTGCGAGGAAGAACCGCATGGAACCGCTGAAGAAGGGCGGAATGGTCTCCACGGTGAAGCCGATGGCCAGGTAGGTGGAGCCCCAGATAAGATAGAGGGCCGCATAAGCCGAATAATAGGCCAGACGGGACGGTTTTTCGCTGTTCATGGTGGACCTCCGGAATGTATTCAATTTTTCTCCCGCCGTATTATAACAAATCCCCGGGGATTTTTATTCCGAAAGGATGCCGCGGGCGCGGGACAGTCTGTTCAAACCCACTTCCTTCAATTAGAATAGGGCGACTCCCGGTGTTCCGCATAGAGGAACCAGTTCCGGGAGAGGAGGACAGTTATGGTACCCGAACAGTCCGTGAGCCTCGACCAGGTGATTCTTTCAAGCCCTGCCGTCCTGATCGGCGGGAGAATGGAGGAGAACCCCCGCGTGGATTTCGTCACGGGGAACATCTCCCTGTTCGGCTTGTCCCCCGATGACCTGACGGAGGGCCGGGTGACCCTGGACTCCCTCATTTTCGGCGAAGACCGGGAGGAAGCCCGAAGGGCCCTGGCGGAGTGCGCTTCCTCGGGCGCCGCTGAGTGCGTCCGGGAATACCGCCTGGTGACGCCGACCGGGGAGACACGCCCCGTACGGGATTACAGGATCTTTCACCGGGGCGGGACCGGAGAGCCCTGTGCCTGGCAGTCCACCCTTCTGGACATTTCGGACAGGCAATACTTCGAGAGAGCCGCCCGCCGGACCGAGGAGAGTCTTTCGTCCGTGCTGGCCGTCTCGGGAGTCTGGGCCTGGGAATATCTTCCGGAGACGGACGAGTTTGTGGGCTCCGGCTGTTTCCCTGTGGACGGCAGAGGGAAGGAAAAACTCCGATTTTTTCGTAAGAAGCTGTGGGAGGATATCATCCCTTCCCCGGACCTGGCAAGAATAGAAGAGTCATGGGCACATCTCCTGGAAGGAGACTGCCGTTTTTCGGTTGTGGAGCACCCGGTTCTGAGGCCTGACGGAACACGGGGCTGGGTTTCGGTCAGCGCTTCCCCCTGCCTGGACGAACGGGGCCGGGTGACGGGCTTGACTGGGCTTACCATGGACATCACATCCCTGAAGGAGGCGCGGCTGAAGGCCGATTCCCAGGCCGGGCGCCTGGAGCTGCTGCGCTCCATGTCCCTGGGGATGATGGAGGACCTGGATACGGATTCCCTGCTGGAAAGGATTCTCCGCAGCGCCGTGGAGTTCGCCGGGTCCGGGAACGGGGTGATTTCCCTCTTGGAGCAGGGGGGGACCGTTCTCCGGCACAAGTTCGCCGTGGGACTGCATGAAACGATGGTGGGGGAGACCCGGCCTGCTTCAGCAGGCATGACGGGCCAGGCTCTCCGGGAGAGGCGGCGGATTTTTACGAAGGACTACCGCACCTGGGAAGGGCGGATTGCCGATCCCAGGTTCGAGTCCATTACCGTTAACATTGTCCTGCCGCTCTTCCACGGTCCTCACGACTTCGGCACAGTGGGCATCCATTTCACGGGTGAATGCCCGGGCCTGGACGACCTGTTTTTTGCCTCCCTCGACCAGTTTGCCGCCGCCGCCTCCATAGCCCTGGAAAACGCCAGGCTCCATGAGACCTCTCAACGGGAGATCGGAGAGAAAATCCGGGCCGAGGGGAGGCTTTTCGCCCATGCCGCCCTGGCTGCGGCCTCAGCTGAGGCCGCAGGGCTCCTCCTTTCCCATGATCACCGCGGGACCGCCCTGAGCAGTGCCCTGGCGACACTTTCGGAAGCTTCGGGGGCCGGCCGGGCCGTCCTTCTGAGGAATATGCCGGAGAACGGTGCTGCGGAAGCGGCTGCCTGGGGTGAGGGAGGAGGCCTGCCGTACCCCGTGGATAACGGGCCGGTCTGTGCGGAGGATTATCCTCTTGTCTACGAGCGTCTCGCTTCAGGGCGGGCCTACCTCGGTCCCCTGAAACAGGACATGCGGGGAGGAATCGCCGCAGTTCCCGTTTTTATCGGGTCCCGGTTCTGGGGATTTCTCGCCCTGTTCTTTCAGGGAGAAGCTCCCCGTTATTCCGCCGGGGAGCTCGACGTGCTGAGGACGGCGGCCTACAACCTGGCGGCCTCCATGGTCCGGTGGGAAGCGGACGACAGGGTGAAAGAGGGCTATGAACGGCTTCAGAAGACTTTCGACGACGTGATCCGCACCATGGGATTCATCGTCGGAAGAAAAGATCCCTACACCATTGAACACCAGGAGCGGGTTGCCGTCCTTGCCCGGGAGATCGGAACGGTTATGGGACTGGACCCCTGGCGGCTGGAAGGGCTTCGCATCTGCTCCCTGGTCCACGACGTGGGGAAGGTGGAGATTCCCGGGGAGATCCTCAGCAAGCCGGGAAGGCTGTCTCCCCTGGAGTTCGAGCTGATCAAGACCCATGCCCGGTCAGGGTACGACATCCTGAAGGAGGTCGATTTTCCCTGGCCCGTGGCGGAGGCCGCCAGGCAGCACCACGAGCGCATGGACGGTTCCGGGTACCCCCGGGGACTGAAGGGGGAGGAGATCCTGCTTGAAGCCCGGATTCTCGCCGTGGCTGACGTGGTGGAGGCCATGTCGTCCCATCGGCCCTACCGCCCCTCTCTCGGCATTGAAGCCTCCGTGGCGGAGATCAGGGGAAAACGGGGAACGGCTTTCGACCCGTCGGTGGTGGACGCCTGCATGGAAGTTCTCCGGAAGAATCCGGAAATCATCGCCGGCGAAGGAAAATCCTTCCGGAGAGGAGGATGAGAGGTCCGTGAGCGCAAAAGATGTCCTCAGCCTTGACCAGATCATAGCGTCCAGCCCCGTGGTGGTCCTCTGGGGCGAACCGGAGGAGCGGCATCCCGTGGATTTCGTCACAGGGAACATTGACCGTTTCGGCTATACCGTTTCCGAAATCGTTCTCGAAGAAATCCCCTTTCTGTCCCTCGTCTTTCCCGGGGACAGGGAGCGGGTGAAGAGAGAATTTCTCAGGGCAGCCATGGAGGATGTTCCTTCGCTCCTGTTCGAGTACCGGATCATCACCCGGGGCGGGGAGGTCCGGTGGATCGAGGACAGGACCTCATTCCACCGGGACGGGAGCGGAAATGCCTTCGCCTACCAGTCAAGCCTGCTGGACGTCACCGACCGCAAGGCAGCCGAGCTGCGGGCGAAAGAGAGCGAGGAAAGGCTCTCCCGGGTGCTTGCCGCCTCCAGGGTGGGAATCTGGGAGTATTTTCCGGAAAGCGACACTTTCTCAGGCTCGGGCCATGGAGCCATCCTCGGGCTGGAGGACGGGGAGTTTCCCCTTTCCAGGCAGGACCTCTTCGGCAGGGTTCTTTTCCCGAAGGAAAATGAGGAGGCTGAAACGGCGTGGGAACGCTTCCTCGCCGGAGAAGACACCTTCCTCGACGTGGAGTGCAGGGCCGCACGCAAGGACGGCGGATCCCGCTGGGTGGTCTTCAAGGGATTCCCTGTCAGGGACGGCGAGGGCGGGCTTCTGCGGGTGACGGGCCTCACCATAGACATCACGGGCCTCAAGGAGGCGGAGCTCCGGGCGGAAGCCCAGAACAGGCGGCTTGAACTGCTTCACTCCATGTTCCTCTCCTTTATGGAGGAGCTGGACTCCACAGCCCTCCTCCAGCGCATTCTGACGAAGGCGGGAGAACTCGCCGGGACGGAGCACGTATCCCTTTCCGTCTACCAGGAGAAGAAGAACACCTTCCTCCGGACCTTCGGCACCGGACTGTATGCTCCCATGGTGAACGAGAGCCGTCCCGTCTTCGTGGGCATTTCCGGATATGTTTTCAAAAAAAAGGAAAGGATCATCATCCGGGATTACCGCAGCCATCCCGGTCGGACCCCCGATCCCAGGCTGTCGGAGATCACCACCATCATCTCCATGCCCTTTTTCCAGGGGAAGAAGTTCATGGGAGTCCTCTCCATTGCCTACACCGACGGCTTCCCGGAGATCGACCGGGATCTGCTGGCCTCCCTCGACCAGTTCGCCGCTGCCGCGTCCATCGCCCTGGAAAACGCCAGGCTCTACGAGGGATCCCGGCGGGAGCTCGAAGAAAGAAAACGGGCCGAGGAGCGGCTTCGTTTTCACGGAAAGCTCGTGGAGGCAGCAGCGGAGGGAGCAAGCTTCCTTCTCTCCCTGGAGGACGGGCAGCAGGCCATGAACTTTGCCCTGCGGAGCCTTGGAGAAGCTCTCGGTGCCCGGAGGACAAACCTGTTCCGCAACTGCACCGCCCCGGACGGGAAGAAAAACGTCCGCCTCCTGGCCCGGTCGTCGGCACCCTGGGCCAAGGGCGCTCCCCTTCTTCCGGAGACCCTTTCCTGGGAAGAAAATCTTTCCGACGTCTATGCCCTCCTCGCGGACGGGGGAATCTATACCGGGCCGATTTCCGGCTTCGGCACCATTCCGGAGGGAGTTGTTCAGGATGCCGGGCCAATTTCCTTCATGGCCGTTCCCATCCTCTTCCGGTCTGAATTCTGGGGTTTTCTCGGCTTCAGCTTCGAGGGGAACGTCATCCCCGTCAGGGCCGACGAGACGGACGTGCTCAGGGCCGCGGCCTATAACCTTGCCGCATCGGTGATCCGGTGGGAGTCGGAGCAGGAAGTGCTCCGGGGGTATGAAAAACTCAGGAACACTTTCAACGACGTGATCCGGACCATGGGGCAGATTGTGGGCAAGAAGGATCCCTACACCATCGAGCACCAGGAAAGGGTGGCCCTTCTGGCCACGGAGATCGGCGCCGCCCTGGGGCTTGACGGGGAGCGGCTTGAAGGTCTCCGTATCGCCGGGCTGGTCCACGACGTGGGAAAAGTGGAAATCCCCAGCGAGATACTGAGCAAGCCCGGGAGGCTGTCCCCCCTGGAGTTCGAGCTCATCAAGACCCATGCCGGCTCGAGTTACGATATCCTCAGGGAGATCGACTTTCCCTGGCCGGTGGCGGAGATAGCCAGGCAGCACCACGAAAAGCTCGACGGATCGGGGTACCCCAGGGGGCTGAAGGGGGAGGAAATCCTTCTTGAAGCCCGAATCCTCACGGTGGCAGACGTAGTGGAGGCCATGTCCTCCCATCGGCCCTACCGCCCGTCTCTCGGCCTGGAGGCAGCCAGGGGGGAGATAGAAAAATACAGCGGAGTGCTCTATGACCCGGAGGTAGTGAAAGCCTGCGTGGCCGTACTGGAAAACAGTTCCGGCATTCTCAGCGTTCGCTGAGGCTGCCGGGGTTCTTCAGGGCTCTCAGGGAGAGAAGGCTTCCCAGGATCACCAGGGTGACCAGGGAAAAACAGACCAGAAAGCCCAGGGAAGTCAGCTCTCCGGGCTGTTCGCCCGGGAAAAGGCTGATGATCGCTCCCGTTCCCCACTGGAACACCACCGCAAGAACGATGACTACAGTATTCATTGTCCCGAGAAGGGCTCCCGTGTTCGCTCCTGCCGCCTGTTCCTTGGTGGCCGAGGCGTAATGGACTGCGCAGAGTCCGTTGGCCGCCCCGACGCAGAAGCCGCACACCCCCGCCAGGGGAAGGGGCAGCCGAAAGGCTACCGAGAGCAGAAGGGCCGTCCATGAGAGGCCGTTGAAAAGGGACCAGAAGCACATCGCCCTGAACCGCTGTTCAGTCCTCCCCCAGAACCTCCCGAGCATCACCGTTCCCAGGAACATGCCGATGCTGATGAGGGACGCCCAGTTCCTTGCCTCCGATGCGGGAACGCCGTAGGCCGTCCTGTACCATGACACCGCCCAGAGCCCCTGGTAGGAAAGCTGGGCCGACGCCGAGACAGACCAGACCACCAGCAAATTCCTGAGGTAGGAGGAGGAGACGATCATGCCGAAGGCCTCCCGGAGCCTGGAGATAACCGACCGGGCGGGCTGTCCGGCGAAAACCGGCCGTGCCGGCACTGGGTCGTATGCCCGTTCCTTCCAGAGCAGGAAGGCCATGGCGAGGCTGACTCCGGCAAGCCCCGCGAAGGTCCGGGAGAGTCCCAGGGCGTCCAGGAACCACCCGAGGGGGGCCACGGACACGATGGCGCCGAGGGCTCCCAGGGAAAGGGTGACGCTCGAGTAGAAGACGTATTTGTCGGGCGTGAAGGCGCTCGCCTGGTAGACAAGGGCTCCCCCGTACATGGGCGCCAGGCCGATCCCCGTAAGGAGCCGCCAGGCGCCGAGGGTGAAGGGGGAAGGCTCGACGACGAGAAAGGCCGTTCCGAGGGCCGCCAGGGCCATGCCTCCCGCCATTACCTTCAGGGGACCGAACCGGTCATGAAGGGCTCCCGACACGGCCTGCATGACTGCATAGGCGTAGTAGTAAAGGCTGGAGAGAAAACCCGTAAGAGCGGCTCCCATACCGATGCGGGCCGCCTGCTCCGGCAGGACCACAGATGCCGAAACCCTGAAGAAGAAAGAGAAAAAGTAGGCCGTTACCAGGCAGCCAAAGAGAAAATGGGCCCGCCCCGGTGAGAGGACGCTCGCTCCGGCAGATTCGCTTGACCTGGATAAGCTGTTTTTCATGAAAATATCTCCTTGTGGAATTCTGGGGCCGACATTGACGAGCTTCCGGGAAGGATAGCATCCTTTCCCTCCGAAGTCCACGGGGAGGCGATCCCGGGAAAAAACTGTCGGAATTCTCTTTGGTCCGCAGACTGCTGAAACCGGTA of the Aminivibrio pyruvatiphilus genome contains:
- a CDS encoding HD domain-containing phosphohydrolase gives rise to the protein MSAKDVLSLDQIIASSPVVVLWGEPEERHPVDFVTGNIDRFGYTVSEIVLEEIPFLSLVFPGDRERVKREFLRAAMEDVPSLLFEYRIITRGGEVRWIEDRTSFHRDGSGNAFAYQSSLLDVTDRKAAELRAKESEERLSRVLAASRVGIWEYFPESDTFSGSGHGAILGLEDGEFPLSRQDLFGRVLFPKENEEAETAWERFLAGEDTFLDVECRAARKDGGSRWVVFKGFPVRDGEGGLLRVTGLTIDITGLKEAELRAEAQNRRLELLHSMFLSFMEELDSTALLQRILTKAGELAGTEHVSLSVYQEKKNTFLRTFGTGLYAPMVNESRPVFVGISGYVFKKKERIIIRDYRSHPGRTPDPRLSEITTIISMPFFQGKKFMGVLSIAYTDGFPEIDRDLLASLDQFAAAASIALENARLYEGSRRELEERKRAEERLRFHGKLVEAAAEGASFLLSLEDGQQAMNFALRSLGEALGARRTNLFRNCTAPDGKKNVRLLARSSAPWAKGAPLLPETLSWEENLSDVYALLADGGIYTGPISGFGTIPEGVVQDAGPISFMAVPILFRSEFWGFLGFSFEGNVIPVRADETDVLRAAAYNLAASVIRWESEQEVLRGYEKLRNTFNDVIRTMGQIVGKKDPYTIEHQERVALLATEIGAALGLDGERLEGLRIAGLVHDVGKVEIPSEILSKPGRLSPLEFELIKTHAGSSYDILREIDFPWPVAEIARQHHEKLDGSGYPRGLKGEEILLEARILTVADVVEAMSSHRPYRPSLGLEAARGEIEKYSGVLYDPEVVKACVAVLENSSGILSVR
- a CDS encoding HD domain-containing phosphohydrolase, which encodes MVPEQSVSLDQVILSSPAVLIGGRMEENPRVDFVTGNISLFGLSPDDLTEGRVTLDSLIFGEDREEARRALAECASSGAAECVREYRLVTPTGETRPVRDYRIFHRGGTGEPCAWQSTLLDISDRQYFERAARRTEESLSSVLAVSGVWAWEYLPETDEFVGSGCFPVDGRGKEKLRFFRKKLWEDIIPSPDLARIEESWAHLLEGDCRFSVVEHPVLRPDGTRGWVSVSASPCLDERGRVTGLTGLTMDITSLKEARLKADSQAGRLELLRSMSLGMMEDLDTDSLLERILRSAVEFAGSGNGVISLLEQGGTVLRHKFAVGLHETMVGETRPASAGMTGQALRERRRIFTKDYRTWEGRIADPRFESITVNIVLPLFHGPHDFGTVGIHFTGECPGLDDLFFASLDQFAAAASIALENARLHETSQREIGEKIRAEGRLFAHAALAAASAEAAGLLLSHDHRGTALSSALATLSEASGAGRAVLLRNMPENGAAEAAAWGEGGGLPYPVDNGPVCAEDYPLVYERLASGRAYLGPLKQDMRGGIAAVPVFIGSRFWGFLALFFQGEAPRYSAGELDVLRTAAYNLAASMVRWEADDRVKEGYERLQKTFDDVIRTMGFIVGRKDPYTIEHQERVAVLAREIGTVMGLDPWRLEGLRICSLVHDVGKVEIPGEILSKPGRLSPLEFELIKTHARSGYDILKEVDFPWPVAEAARQHHERMDGSGYPRGLKGEEILLEARILAVADVVEAMSSHRPYRPSLGIEASVAEIRGKRGTAFDPSVVDACMEVLRKNPEIIAGEGKSFRRGG
- a CDS encoding MFS transporter; translation: MKNSLSRSSESAGASVLSPGRAHFLFGCLVTAYFFSFFFRVSASVVLPEQAARIGMGAALTGFLSSLYYYAYAVMQAVSGALHDRFGPLKVMAGGMALAALGTAFLVVEPSPFTLGAWRLLTGIGLAPMYGGALVYQASAFTPDKYVFYSSVTLSLGALGAIVSVAPLGWFLDALGLSRTFAGLAGVSLAMAFLLWKERAYDPVPARPVFAGQPARSVISRLREAFGMIVSSSYLRNLLVVWSVSASAQLSYQGLWAVSWYRTAYGVPASEARNWASLISIGMFLGTVMLGRFWGRTEQRFRAMCFWSLFNGLSWTALLLSVAFRLPLPLAGVCGFCVGAANGLCAVHYASATKEQAAGANTGALLGTMNTVVIVLAVVFQWGTGAIISLFPGEQPGELTSLGFLVCFSLVTLVILGSLLSLRALKNPGSLSER
- a CDS encoding EamA family transporter encodes the protein MNSEKPSRLAYYSAYAALYLIWGSTYLAIGFTVETIPPFFSGSMRFFLAGGLLLAWCLLREKERPTRAGFAAAFKVAAVMLLGGYGAVVWAQQTVPSSVAALIISIEPLWFVIFDWLFFKSRKPTLAESVGLVLGFGGTVFLVLDQSGYSLSLSGEHTVGMLIVLVATVNWSMGALYSRKAPVAKSSLLSTAMQMTAGGVLLLILSAAAGEPARLSLETISLKSVAALAYLVVFGSLIGFTAFVWLLKVDRASRVVTHTFVNPLVALFLGWSLGGETVSVPMLVSAGIIIFSVVLITRSHPDGQ